A window of Odocoileus virginianus isolate 20LAN1187 ecotype Illinois chromosome 3, Ovbor_1.2, whole genome shotgun sequence genomic DNA:
gagatccctggagtagcaggcaagtttggccttggagtacaaaatgaaacagggcaaaaactaacagttttgcaaagagaatgcactggttgtagcaaacaccttcttcctacaacacaaaagatgactctacacatgggcatcaccagatggtcaataccaaaatcagactgattatattctttgcagccaaagatggagaagctctatacagtcagcaaaaacaagacttggatatgactgtggctcagatcatgaactccttattgcaaaattcagaattaaattgaggaaagtaggaaaaaccactagaccattcaggtaaacctaaatcaagtcccttatgattatacaggggaagcgacaaatagattcaagggattagatctgatagacagagtgcctgaagagctatggatggaggtttgtgactttatacaagaggcagtgatcaaaaccattgccaagaaaaagaaatgcatagagaaggaaatggcaacccactccagtactcttgcctgaagactcccatggacagaggagcctggcaggctgcagttcatggggttacatgactgagcacacatagatgaagctggagggagatgggttggtagcaataaactggtaaaactaaaagcaaaagaaatgcaaagtggcaaaacagctgtctgagaaggccttacaaactgctgagaaaataagagaagcaaaaggcagaggagaaaaggaaagatatacccatttgaatgcagagttccaaagaatagcgaggagagataaaaagccttcctcagtgatcagtgcaaagaaatagaggaaaatgatagaatgggaaagactagaactctcttcaagaaaacttagagataccaagggaacatttcatgcaaagatgggcacaataaagggcagaaatggtatggacctaacagaagcagaagatattaagaagacatggcaagaatacagaagaatgatacaaaaaagatattcatgacccagataatcacgatggtgtgatcactcacctagagccagacatcttagagtgataagtcaagtgggccttaggaagcatcactacaaacaaagctagtggaggtgatggaattccagttgagctatttcaaattctaaaagatgatgctgtgaaagcgctgcactcaatatgccagcaaatatggaaaactcaggagttccacaggactggaaaagatcagttttcattccaatcccaaagaaaggcaatgccaaagaatgttcaaactactacacagttgcactcattttacatgctagcaaagaaatgctcaaaattctccaagacaagcTTCAACAGAACACGAACCGAGAATtcccagacattcaagctggatttagaaaaggcagaggaaccaaagatcaaattgctaacatttgttggatcataaaaagcATGAGAATtacagaagaacatctacttctgtttcattgactacgctaaagcctttgactgtgtcaatcacaacaaactttggaaaattcttcaagagatgagaacaccagacctccttacctgcctcctgagaaacctgtatgcaggtcaaaaagcaacagttagaactggacatggaacaatggactggttcaaaattaggaaaggagtacatcaagactgtatgttgtcccccttatataatttaaataaagagtacatcatttgaaacacagggctggatgaagcacaagctggaatcaatattgccaagagaaatatcaataacctcagatatgcagatgacaccacccttatggtagaaggcgaagaggatctaaagagcctcttgatgaaagttaaagaggagagtgaaaaagctggcttaaaactcagtatgcacaaaatgaagatcatggcatcaggtcccatcacttcatggcaaatagatggggaatcaatggaaacagtgacagactattttttggggctccaaaatcagtgcagatggtgagtgcagccacaaaattaaaagacgcttgctccttggaagaaaagctatgactaacctagatagcatattaaaaagcagagacattactttgccaacaaaggtctgtatagtcaaagctatggtttttccagtagtcatgtatggatataagagttgaaccataaagaaggctgaatgcagaagaattgatgcttttgaactgtggtgttggagaagacgctggagaatcccttggacagcaagatcaaacaagtcaatcctaaaggaagtcaatcctgaatattcattagatgctgaagctgaagctccaatactgtggccacctgatacgatgaactgactcgttggaaaagatcctcatgccgggaaagattgaaggcaggaggagaaggggacgacagaggatgagatggttggatggcatcaccgactcaatacacatgagtttgagcaagctctgggagatgggacagggaagcctggcgtgctgcagtccatggggtcgcaaagagttgaacaggactgagttACTTAGCAACAATAATCGGGTATGCCAcctgcacacaccaccaccaaaGCCACCGCTCCTACCCAACTCCTGGACACACACTTAGCCTCACCCCAAATAAGGAACAAGCTTTCCCCCTCCCAGTGAGTGAGCAAGCAACAGACTCTTACttgttctctctccccactgctaCAGCAGGGTTGCCAGTAAAGTCTTGCTCGAacttcttgtctggcctctgatcaatttctattgattaaggaggccaagaacccaaCCCTGGTCAGTAACACTTGATGGTCCCCTGCCGGCCTCACCTGGCTCGGTCACTCTGCTACATTCTGCTAGCAGCTAGGCTGTAAGGGCACACGTGTGGCAGTTGGTCCTGGCAGTTGGCTGGGCATCTAGGTGTCTTCCATGTGGCTTCTGAACCAGTAGGCTAGAACAGGGCCACAGGCCAAACCCTGCTCACTATGGGCAAAGGatggttttcacatttttgaacagtttaaaaaaaaaaggcaaaagattgGTATCCCATGACAAATGAAAATTCTAGGAAATTCAAATTTCCATGTCTGTAAACAGAGTTTTATTGGAAGCCAGAcacataaattcattttcatattatttagaGAAGCTTTTGAAAGCACATAATGAGAGAATTCCAAGTTGTAGCAGAGATCATATGGCCTACAATGTGGAAAATATTTACTCCCTTGCCCTTTACATAAAAAGTCTGCCAGCCTTGAGGCTAGATCAGCTTCCTTACACGGGATGTCAGGAGGCCAAGTTCCAAAAGAGCGTGGGAGGCGAGAATAGCCTTATCCTGAGAATTCGCATCTTCCACCACATTCTATTGGTCAAAGCAAGTTaagaatggacttccctggtcattcagtggttaagaatctgcctgccaatgcaggagacagtggttcgatcccttgtccaagaagatcccacatgtttcggagtaactaaacctgtgtgccacaactgctgaacctgtgctctggagcccgtgctttggaacaagagaaaccatcacaatgagaagcccacacaccacaacgaagagcagaccctgctcactgcagctagagaaaacctgcgagtagcagtgaagacccaacagacccataaatttaaaaatatttttttaatgaataaactttaaaaaaaggtggggggcAAGTTAGGAGCTAACTTGGCTTTAAGGAGAGGGAAACTAGTCCCCAGGGCTTGATGGGAGAGGGTTGCAAAATACTATGACGGTGAGTTTCACACTTAGACACCGTGGAATCTCAAGGTGGGCTGTCCACACAGAattcaggagggaggagggaagaaaaaatataGCTGACTCTTATTAACTTCTAACTGGAATTGTGCATGTTCTCATGGGCTACCAAAGCAGCTATTGGCCAGTTCTGTGACTCTGTCACCTGCGTAAATCTAAGATAATTTCATAGCACCTCATGGTCATGGCAGGCGGATACCTTCAAGTATCATTTACACTCATCTCAACTTAGAAATCACagtaaactcaacattcaaaaagctatgATCAGGCATCCAGTCCatcacatggcaaatagatggggacagacttttattttttgggtttcaaaatcactgtggatggtgactgcagccacgaaattaaaagacacttgctcctcggaagaaaagctatgacaaacctagacagtatattaaaaagcagagacatcactttgccgacaaaggtccgtacagacaaagttatggcttttccagtagtcaagtaggGATGTGAGCGTTAGATCATagagaaggttgagcactgaaaaactgatacCTTTGAAatgtgaagactcttgagagtcccttgaactgcaagaagatcaaaccaatcaaccctaaaagaaagaaatcttgaatattcattggaaggactgatgctgaggctgaagctccaatactttggccacctgacatgaagagctgactcactggaaaagaccctgatgctgggaaagattgagggcaggaggaaaagggaacagtagaggatgagatggttggatggcatcatcaactcaacagacatgagtttgaacactccaggagatagtgaaggacagggaagcctggagtgttgcagtccatggggtcacaaagagtcagacatgactgagtgacaacaacTTAGACATCACAGTAATTAATTAATAGAGTCTTTGTGATTTAGGATTACCAAATGCATTCATGAAGATTGAATTCCTGAGTGCATTCAGTAAGATTCACTTATCTTTTTACATCacaattgaataaaatattttcacaccCGCATCTCAGTCTGACTGGCTTCTTAATTTCTTCGCAGCTGTCTCCTGAGACCAGCCCATGAGCAGCTGGCCCTCTGCCCTCAGAGGCAGCAAAGAATCAGGTCGAGGTTTAGTCAGATTACTGACGTCCTACACTGGCCTCTTAAGGATGCCTAATCCCGGGGCAGCAGCCAGCCAGCAGGCTCAGGGTCACACGAAGTCCTTCCACCctgtccccagcacccagccGGAGCTGCTATGGCCTCCCTTTTCTCTGGCCGCGTCCTGATCCGAAACAACAGCGACCAGGATGAGCTGGACACAGAGGCTGAGCTCAGCCGTCGGCTGGAAAaccggctgctgctgctgttctttGGTGCTGGGTCTTGCCCGGAATGCCAGGCCTTTGCACCCATCCTCCGGGACTTCTTCGTGCGGCTCACGGATGAGTTCTACGTGCTGCGGGCAGCCCAGTTGGCCCTGGTGTACGTGTCCCAGGACCCGACGGAGGAGCAGCAAGACCTGTTCCTCAGGGACATGCCCAAGAAGTGGCTCTTCTTGCCCTTTGAGGATGACCTGAGGAGGTGAGACAAGAGGagaggtcagggagggcttcctggaggaggggctgtttctgctgaaagtgaagtgttagttgctcagtcatgtccgactctttgcaaccccatggactggagcccaccaggctcctctgtccatgaaattctccaggcaagaatactggagtgggttgc
This region includes:
- the NXNL1 gene encoding nucleoredoxin-like protein 1; translation: MASLFSGRVLIRNNSDQDELDTEAELSRRLENRLLLLFFGAGSCPECQAFAPILRDFFVRLTDEFYVLRAAQLALVYVSQDPTEEQQDLFLRDMPKKWLFLPFEDDLRRDLGRQFSVERLPAVVVLKPSGDVLTLDAADEIRRLGPACFANWQEAAEVLDRSFLQPEDLDDPAPRSLTEPLRRCKYRVDPAARGARGRGRGQEGEAEGEAAGLF